Proteins from one Sphaeramia orbicularis chromosome 17, fSphaOr1.1, whole genome shotgun sequence genomic window:
- the LOC115437601 gene encoding tRNA-splicing endonuclease subunit Sen15-like: MSESGDESEKKQPTNWIQQHPVYQGMKSLEVGDSAQIHAAFLVYMDLSEARHWNKVSYMKSPELEVVLLEGRELEGGPVQTVLPLPVHQNVNHRSLRRVLDRGFPLLLCAVGSDSTLVYQRMTDGLVTPDPPVGPFQDVDRRHQRKRRQQD, translated from the exons ATGTCCGAAAGTGGAGATGAGAGTGAGAAAAAACAACCCACGAACTGGATCCAGCAGCATCCTGTG tatCAAGGAATGAAGAGTCTGGAGGTTGGGGACAGTGCTCAGATTCATGCAGCTTTTCTTGTCTACATGGATCTGTCTGAAG CGCGTCATTGGAACAAGGTGTCTTACATGAAGAGTCCTGAACTGGAAGTGGTTTTACTGGAGGGGAGAGAGTTAGAAGGAGGTCCGGTCCAGACTGTTCTACCTCTGCCTGTTCATCAGAATGTGAACCACAGAAG TTTACGTCGTGTGCTGGACAGAGGTTTCCCTTTACTGCTGTGTGCCGTGGGATCCGACTCCACTCTGGTGTATCAGAGGATGACTGATGGGCTGGTGACACCCGACCCCCCTGTGGGGCCCTTCCAGGATGTGGATCGGCGGCACCAGAGGAAGAGACGGCAGCaggactga